Below is a window of bacterium DNA.
TGCCATCCCGCGTCACAAATCCCGGGATGATGGTGTGATAGGGCCGCTTGCCGCCGCCGACGCGATTGGGATGACCCTCCTCGAGCGTGAAGCCATACCCGCGGTTCTGAAGCGAAATCCCCGTTCCGGGAACAACGATGCCCGACCCGAAACCACCGTAATTCGACTGTATATAGGAAACCATCATGCCGTTCGAGTCGGCGGCGGTCAGATATACCGTGCCGCCCCGTGAGGGAACGCCGAATCCGGGATTCTGCGCCTTCTTCATGTCTATCAGCGCGGCTCGTCGTTCGAGATACCCGCTCCCGAGGAGAGCGGCCGGCCTGATATCGAGGCTGTCGGGATCGGCGACATACCGGTGCGCATCGGCGAAGGCAAGTTTCATCGCCTCGATCTGGAGGTGAAGGCAGTCGGCGGAATCGATAGAATACTGCTGAATATTCAATCGTTGAATAATTCCGAGCATTATGAGCGCCGCAATCCCCTGACCGTTCGGCGGTATCTCATGAAGGGTGATGCCGTGGTAATCCATGGATATCGGCTCGACCCAGATGGGCTTGTGGTTCGCAAGGTCTTCGATCGTCATCAGACCGCCTGTCGCCCGCGCATGAGCAGCGATTTTTTCCGCAAGCTCGCCGCGGTAGAATGCCTCGCCGTTCGTTGCGGCAATCCGGCAGAGTGTCCGCGCCTGGTCGGACTGTACAAACTTCTCCCCCGCTTTCGGCGCCCGACCGTCGACCAGAAACGCCGCGCCAAAATCGGGGAAATCGCGATATGTGTCCTTTGCACCGGCCCATCCTTCCGCGGTTATGGGCGAGACGATGAATCCTCGTCCGGCGTACCCGATGGCGGGCTCGAAAAGCTCCTGAAAAGGGAGTTTCCCGAACCGTTTCGACAGCTCAACCCACGCAGAAACCGCCCCGGGAACAGTCACCGTATCCCAGCCGATACGGGGCATTTCGCTTTTCCCCGCAAAACGCTCCGGAGTCATCGCGGCGGGCGATTTTCCCGAAGCATTGATACCGTGAAGCTTTACACCATCCCACAAAATCGAGAACGCATCGCTGCCGATGCCGTTGCTCGTGGGCTCGACGACGGTTAAAGCTATGGCGGTGGCTACGGCGGCATCGACGGCATTGCCTCCCCTGAGAAGCATCCTGAGTCCTGCCTGTGCCGCCAGAGGCTGGGATGTCGCGACAATGTTACCGGCAAGAACCGGCATCCGCTGCGACGGGTAGGGGAAATCATACGAAAACGTATTCATGGTTATCCTCGGTTAAATAAATATGGTTCATGGTTCATGGTTCATGGTTCATGGTTTGTGGTTTGTGGTTTGTGGTTTTTCACCTTGCGCCATGCTTTTTTTAAAAGCTTTCCGCGAACG
It encodes the following:
- a CDS encoding gamma-glutamyltransferase family protein, producing the protein MNTFSYDFPYPSQRMPVLAGNIVATSQPLAAQAGLRMLLRGGNAVDAAVATAIALTVVEPTSNGIGSDAFSILWDGVKLHGINASGKSPAAMTPERFAGKSEMPRIGWDTVTVPGAVSAWVELSKRFGKLPFQELFEPAIGYAGRGFIVSPITAEGWAGAKDTYRDFPDFGAAFLVDGRAPKAGEKFVQSDQARTLCRIAATNGEAFYRGELAEKIAAHARATGGLMTIEDLANHKPIWVEPISMDYHGITLHEIPPNGQGIAALIMLGIIQRLNIQQYSIDSADCLHLQIEAMKLAFADAHRYVADPDSLDIRPAALLGSGYLERRAALIDMKKAQNPGFGVPSRGGTVYLTAADSNGMMVSYIQSNYGGFGSGIVVPGTGISLQNRGYGFTLEEGHPNRVGGGKRPYHTIIPGFVTRDGKPLMSFGVMGGPMQPQGHVQMVIRIFDYGQNPQTASDAPRWRVLENLDVVLEPGFRPEVVGELRRRGHNIKIGGESFGGAQLIYRLADGYCAGSDHRKDGQAVGY